Genomic window (Aquimarina sp. BL5):
ACTATTTCTAATTGCATCAGTAGGACTTTTATTAGCCTCTTGTGCAAATGAGCAAACAACAGAACAAAAAGAAGCCAATTTAATGGAAATCAGCCGCAATTGGTCTAAAGCAGCTTCCGCTGAAGAATTTCTTAGTTTTATTAACAGTGATGGCATTATGATGGCTCCAGATAAAGGATCTATACAGGGTCATGGAGGAATTAAAAAGGCATTACAAGAATTTCAATCTATTCCAGGCTTTGCCATTACTTGGGAACCACAAGAAGCATTTGTATCTAAAAGCGGAGACCTAGGGTATTCTGTGGAAAAGATTTTGGTAACCTTTGATGGAGAAAATGGAGAGAAAGTAAAACTTTTTGAAAAAGGAGTGTCTATTTGGAAAAAAAATAAAAATGGAGAGTGGAAAATGGCTGTAGACATTTGGAATGTAGATCCTACTCTAACCTCAATTTATAAATAGTAATAACAAAAAAAATAATTTTATGGAAACAATAACAAAAGAAACAGTTCAAGACGAGATTCAAAATTTTAATGAATACCAAGAAGTTGTAAAAGCACTACGACCTTATATTGATAGTGCTTACACAGGAGACGGAAAAGTAATACGTTCAGCTTTTTATGATCATGCTCACATTGTAGGCTCAATAAGTGGAAATTTCTATAATATGGATGTTGATACGTTTGGCGATGCGGTTGATCAGGGAGGTCCTTCAGAAAATGTTAAGCACCATATCGCTTGGATTGATATTTCTGGTCCTGCAGCTGCTGCCAAAGTAGAATTTTTAGATTGGGGCGGACATCGCTTTACAGACTTTTTTGTGCTCTATAAGAAAGATGGACAATGGAAAATAAGTGGGAAAATCTATGATTCACACTCGAAAAATTAGAAGTTAAACTAAAAAATATAGGACTAATTCTAGAAATGAGGATCAGATTTAATAAGATGAGTTCTTGAAGCTTATGATTGCTAAATCTGATCCGAGTTTTTTACATCCCAGTTATTTTCAACTAATACTATTAGAATTTTAATTATGAAAAAACTAAAAGAAGGAGATACTGTAGATTTATTTGTTGCTACAGATATCAACCGAAATGAGATAAGATTGAAAAGCTTTAAGGATAAAAAGCTATATATGGTTTTTTTCAGGAAAGCGACTTGTCCTTTTTGTAATATGGGATTGCAGGAACTCATAAAAAAGCATACTGAATTCAAAGAGAAAGGAATCGAAATAATAGCAATTTTTGCTTCATCCAGAGAGGAAATTTTGAAATATGCTGGTAAACAAAAGCCTCCTTTCCCAATTATTCCTGATCAGCATTATCAAATTTATAAGCGATATGGTATTGATATTTCTTATAAAGGAATGCTCAAAACCTCATTTAATCCTGTAAAGGTTTTTAAAGCAATGACAGGTGGATTCTTCAGTATTAAATCAACCTTTCAAGATCCTGTAATGCCAGCAGATTTTCTTTTAGACGAAGATCAAAAAGTCAAAAAAGCATATTATGGGACAACCTATGATGATCATTTATTAGTTTCTGAAGTTCTAAATTGGACATAGTTTTCACCTTATCATAGGACTATATCCTTTTAACAATTTGTATACAGATTTCTTGAAATGATGAAATCATAGACTGATTTTGTTAAAAAATAACACATAGAATTAAGATAATCAAAGTACGCTATATAATCAGAAAGAGAGAATTATGAAAATTATGGTAAAAATTGAACTTGTTGCTCGACCAGAGAATACCGAAAAGGTTGGACTTTTTTTTAAAAGAATTCTTCCAGACACACAAAACTATGATGGATGCGAAGGAGCAAAAATATCTAGATCAACTATGGAACCTAACAAGCTTATTCTTATTGAATATTGGGAGTCTAGTGAACATTATCTACAATATGGTGAATGGAGAAATAAAACAGGCGATTTT
Coding sequences:
- a CDS encoding DUF4440 domain-containing protein — translated: MRKLFLIASVGLLLASCANEQTTEQKEANLMEISRNWSKAASAEEFLSFINSDGIMMAPDKGSIQGHGGIKKALQEFQSIPGFAITWEPQEAFVSKSGDLGYSVEKILVTFDGENGEKVKLFEKGVSIWKKNKNGEWKMAVDIWNVDPTLTSIYK
- a CDS encoding nuclear transport factor 2 family protein; the encoded protein is METITKETVQDEIQNFNEYQEVVKALRPYIDSAYTGDGKVIRSAFYDHAHIVGSISGNFYNMDVDTFGDAVDQGGPSENVKHHIAWIDISGPAAAAKVEFLDWGGHRFTDFFVLYKKDGQWKISGKIYDSHSKN
- a CDS encoding peroxiredoxin is translated as MKKLKEGDTVDLFVATDINRNEIRLKSFKDKKLYMVFFRKATCPFCNMGLQELIKKHTEFKEKGIEIIAIFASSREEILKYAGKQKPPFPIIPDQHYQIYKRYGIDISYKGMLKTSFNPVKVFKAMTGGFFSIKSTFQDPVMPADFLLDEDQKVKKAYYGTTYDDHLLVSEVLNWT
- a CDS encoding putative quinol monooxygenase, which gives rise to MKIMVKIELVARPENTEKVGLFFKRILPDTQNYDGCEGAKISRSTMEPNKLILIEYWESSEHYLQYGEWRNKTGDFETLRPLLSTEMDMQILEVLTDA